The sequence AAGGGCGCTGGGTTTGAATGAAGACCTCATTGAAGCAATCGCGTTAGGTCATGATATAGGTCATGCACCTTATGGGCATGAAGGAGAGACCTATCTTTCCGAACTCTGCAAAAAGCATGGTATTGGCGGTTTTCATCATAATGTGCAGAGTGTAAGGTTTCTGGATAAAATTGAAAATCAGAACCTTACGCTTGAGGTACTGGACGGGATTCTGTGTCATGATGGTGAAAGTTATGATCGGTTTATAAGGCCAAATCGAAATAAGTCATTGGATATGTTTGACAGGGAAATTGAGGATAAGACATATAAGAATATTGAATTGACACCCATGACTCTGGAAGGTTGCGCTGTCAGAATTGCTGATATGATCAGTTTTGTTGGAAGGGATATTGAAGATGCTATCACAGTAGGATTGATCACAAGGGATCAGATACCTGTAATTTGTGCAGAAACCATAGGAAATAACAACAGGGAAATAATAAATACGCTTGTCATCGATGTGATCGAGAACAGTTATGGTGAGGACTGCATTTCATTTAGCAGTGAGGTCTGGCGGGCACTGGAAGATCTGAGGAATTTCAATCTGAAAACAATCTACGAGAATCCCAGGATAAAAACCCAGTCCGGTAAGATCAGGTTAATGTACGGGTTCATGTTTGAAACTTTTTTGGAAGACATGGAAAGAAAAAATCTTAATTCCAATATCTATCAACATCATGTGAATTATTACCAGAGTAGTGGCTATGGTGAGAGATATTCTGAACCTGAAATTGTAAGAGATTTTATCGCAGGGATGACTGATAACTATTTTAACAATACTTTTAAAGAATCGTTCCTGCCTAAAAAATGCAGATATACTGTGGAAGAGTGCGAAAAATCAGTTATATTGGAAGTGGATTGATTATGAAAATCTATATTGCAGGACCGCTTTTTTGTGACGCAGAACTTGAATACAATGAAAAGCTTGATAAATTCCTGTCAGACCTTGGTTTTACCACGTTTCTTCCCCAGAGGGATGGGTACAAACTGGCAGAGCTTGAAAAGCAGGTGAGCAGGCCCGAAGCTTTGAGGCTTATTTTTGAAAGGGATGTGCAGGAGATAAAGGAATGTGACGTGGTGGTGTTCAATATGGATGGCAGGGTCCCTGATGAGGGGGCATGTGTTGAGATAGGGATCGGATATGCCCTGGGGAAGGAGTGTGTGGGTTTGAAGACT is a genomic window of Methanosarcinales archaeon containing:
- a CDS encoding HD domain-containing protein; the encoded protein is MRREIDDMLLDRILVKNKNRENLLSKFATKSSDSIRRREEPDDVRSKFFRDSDRIIHSKAYTRYIDKTQVFYLFENDHITHRVLHVQMVSKIARQIGRALGLNEDLIEAIALGHDIGHAPYGHEGETYLSELCKKHGIGGFHHNVQSVRFLDKIENQNLTLEVLDGILCHDGESYDRFIRPNRNKSLDMFDREIEDKTYKNIELTPMTLEGCAVRIADMISFVGRDIEDAITVGLITRDQIPVICAETIGNNNREIINTLVIDVIENSYGEDCISFSSEVWRALEDLRNFNLKTIYENPRIKTQSGKIRLMYGFMFETFLEDMERKNLNSNIYQHHVNYYQSSGYGERYSEPEIVRDFIAGMTDNYFNNTFKESFLPKKCRYTVEECEKSVILEVD
- a CDS encoding nucleoside 2-deoxyribosyltransferase; the protein is MKIYIAGPLFCDAELEYNEKLDKFLSDLGFTTFLPQRDGYKLAELEKQVSRPEALRLIFERDVQEIKECDVVVFNMDGRVPDEGACVEIGIGYALGKECVGLKTDVRGAFDGADNPMVLGALRFRVAGSLEEVGEMLVEEW